Below is a genomic region from Trichoderma asperellum chromosome 2, complete sequence.
AAGCGAATGaaggcagcagcggcagtggaCAAACAATAATGCACTTCTAGATGAAAATTGTATTTTTATACCAATGTGGTTTATGTTACAATTTAATTAACACGCACTGACGTATATTTCGTTCTACATCTAGTACTGGCATGTTTAAAATTGCAATTACATAATACATGTTATGCGATTCAGGCGTCGAGCGCTATGTGATTTGGAATGTCCTGGTAATAAATTCTTGGCGTATAACTCCTATCGTACAATTACGCAACCATTGCCCCAGGCTAGCCCTTACTAGCTAATTTGCAGCTGAACTAATTTCCCATCTAGGGCAATGTCACGGAGTAGTTACAGTAATTATGCCCGCGTGCCTAATTGCCTGTACGCTATGAGATAATGTGTCAGTGCCGCCGACATCGATAACGTGATCAAATCCTTCACCATTGGGCGTAAACTTTCTAGCCGTTCGTCCCCAGTGTTTATCTtcattataattaataatataatcaACGCCAAGGCTTTTGAGCAATTCATATTTCGCGGGAGATGAGGTTGTAGCAACGACCCTAGCACCTCCTGCTTTTGCAAACTAATTTTCGTATTAGAGTCCTCTGCGGTTGAATGATGGTATAAACAAACTCAACGAACCTGAATCGCAAAGAGGCTCACGCCGCCAGTACCTTGAGCCAGCACCCATTCACCTGGCTTCACGGCCTTTAGCCCATAAAGTGCATTCCATGCTGTTACACCGCAAGCAGAGAGTGATGCACCCTGGAGATATGACAAATTAGAGGCTCGGCGTACTGGCCAGGACTCTTCAAACACTCCATATTGCTGAAAAGTGCCATCATAAGAGCCGCCTATACTGCCATTGTGCAATGCAGCCATCGTCATCTGGCCGGATTGATGTCCTGGATTGAAAAGGGCTGTAACTCGATCTCCTTTCTTCCACTTCGTGACTTTTGGTCCAACGTCAACAACTTCACCAGCTCCATCAGATCCACCGACAACAGGAAGATTTAGATGGAATATATAATTGCTCTATGAGGTCAGGTTAGCAATAAATGAAGATATCAATCTTCACTTTACTTTAAAACTGGCCTTTGGTTTTGGAATCAAATGATCGCGATAGTTTAGCGAGGCCGCATGTAGTTTGACTAAAACTCCATATTCACCTACTGTAGGGATTGGTCCATCGGCAAAGTCATACTCATCAAGGCCTCTTCCCTGCCCCATGATAACCCATCTCTTCTGAACTGTCGGGAGAGTCATGGTAGGACTGCTGTAAGGTATAGTCAAGGTAGTAGAAGAGTATAATAATATGGGTAGCTAATGAGTGCAAAAACGAACTCAACGTCTTATGTTCCATATTAACTTTTCAAGTGGTAGAACATACATTCTTTTATAGTCAAATCTATATGAACAGGTCCACCACGAATTGtaaaaccttttttataatcCAAATGATGACATTATACCCGTCTAGTTTTCAGCATAAAAGGTAGTAGCACAGTGCGATGCAACACTGGTTGTATATTGATGTCAAATCCACTTTAAAGTCTAAGGCAATGATTCGCTAAGCATTATTTGCTTAGCATCATTTGCTAAGCATTATTTGCTAAGCATCATTTGCTAAGCATGCTGAATTAGGTTTGGGCAGGACACACATTTTGCAAAATAACTCGATACTTGTATGTACGTCCACCTATACTACGCTCTAATTTTAGCGTCTAAAGCTTGACATAATGAATTGATGATTTTACATTATTGAATTTCATAGTTGCGGATggtatattatacttaatctCTGCCTTAACTTAACTAATATCAGAATACCCTTATTTGCTGTCTGCTTTCTTGAGTTTAATGTATGCATTTATCTATAACCCTCTTTTGCCTGCGAACTAGCATCTCAGtttcaaatttctttttcccagTAATTGGAGTTCTAACTGGCGTGGAAGCTGGAAAGGCTTCTATCTTAGATGCTCTGCTGAATATATGCACTTTCCGCGGTATTCGTATCGGCTCTAGAGATCAGATGGAAGAGATGATGGCTGCAATAGCCAATGGAATTCAGCCTGTCTTGGATAAGAGGATATTCAAGTTAGAAGAACTGAGAGAGGGGCTGGAATATCTGGTAAGTATACTACGTCTTTTAAGCGATGAACCTACTAATAAATCTTATAGGAAGCCAGAAAGCATGTCGGCAAAGTTGTAGTTAAGATTATTTAGCGAACTAAGCATGAAACAAATAGAAATTAGCATTTGCAATTATATTGGATCTTATGTtcaatttatttatatatacatgtcgTTGGCGGGCACATTACTGATCACCTCGTCCATCGCGTTGTCCCTTTTGGGTCGTCGCTGAAGATGTGTTGGTCAGCTATTTAGCTGACTTAAAAATCTGAATTATCTGAAGATCCGGAACgcttaaaaaaacaaaggagaTACATCTTCTATATCGATCTGTAATAGTAAGTACAATCATTATGCGACGGTTTATCCGGTATCCAAGCAGGCGTATTAGGGCCCCAAAAAAGCGGGGCTCGCAGAAGGAAGTTCTTACACCTTCAACCACTATAATGCAGGGCTTtctactataatacagcgCGTATATACCGGAGCACAGCGCTTGTCCACTATATTACAGCACGCACGCATCCGCTATATTTTAGGGTTTATTCGCTATAATGTAATGTATATTCGCTATAATGCAGcgataatttactataatataatatggTTATGGTATAATcgcatttatttattaaactatatttatattcaATTATATCAATTGTAGTTTTATATGTACTCTTTAAACTGCCTACTTTCATTCTTTATCTATATGTATATTAActgtaaataatataattctaCCTTTTCAGATGCCTAATATATCCGCTTAAATACTGGATAAGCCGTTCTGTATTAGTTTGTCGCAGTTGGTTTCGAACATTTTTACATTTCAGCTGCCTCAACACATGCACATGGAACTCATCAAGACtcaataaataaaagagtcTACTGATGCATATCTACTGCCAAGTTTGCTTGAGGGAAGGTAAATGAAAGTTAAGTAATTGAAGTATAAAAGTTCTATTCCATCCTtgcatattatatattaattaccaCGGCAGCGCATCGCCATTCCAGCTGTAGAAGTTCTTCTTCCCGGGGGTATAGGTTTGGATTACATTAACACTAGGCAAAAGGTTAATCACAATATACCTATTGGTGTAAAACGGCATGACTTACACTCCAGTGGCACTTTCCGGCACTTCAATATTTCCATAAGCGTTCATATCAGTCTTCACCAATCCAGGATGAACCAAAAGAACAGGCAAACCCTGTCGGGCCAGAACAGTGTCAAGCTCCTTTCCTAGACGATTCAAAGCAGTCTGTTTTGTATTATTAGTGAAACTTTCTCTACATGCAATATTCAATGAGTCCCTACCTTTGAAACGTTATACAGTGCTGTCGCGTCAAATCCTTTTCCAAATGCCTCTTCGTGAACCGCAGTAATCTCATCGGCCAGCTGCATAGAAGCAaacgaggaagaaaggaagaccAGAGACTTCCTCTCGTATTTGGACTTCAATAAAAGCGGCACGAACGCAACAGCAACGTGGTACGCGCCATAAACATTCGTAGTCATGTTCTCAATCAAAGGCTGAGCGCCCACGTCAAGCAGATTTCCAAATCCACTCAAAACGCCAGAATTGTAAATCACAACATCTAGAGACCCAATTTTTTGTCCAATTTTAGCAGCAGCCTGGAGAACAGAATTTGAGTCATCTGCATCAACAGCCACAATCTGAATTCTTCCTTTGTTTGAGTCGGAAAGAGCCTGAAGCTCAGTTGCCTTATCGGGGTTTCTGGCAGTGGCAAAAACAGTGGCTTGGGGGTAAGCAGACAACTACAGGTTACGTTAGCCTATGTAATAGTATATCAGACGTAATAATATGAACTTACCACCTGTTTCACTATGCCCAGGCCAATGCCACGCGAGCCACCAATAACAATGATTGACTTTGCTTCGGACATCTTGGCTAGATAGACTAAGATGATTCAAAAGTTTAAACtggttttttgtttttgttatgAGCCTAGTATATAGTACGACTTGATAGAGTGATGTATCTGTATTTGAGTTTCCAGGAAccattaaatactattatttttgaACCACTTAATACTCTTGTGACTTCTATGGATGTCTACgtctattataaatagcaatGTTGCTGAATTGGCAAATGATCTAGAACGTGGCacaataatttataattcgCTACactataattaagctatgAGCCACTAAGTCATCTAGAATAGGAAAATTATTGGCCTATTTCCTAGCTCTTTTTCCAGTTAGCATTTTGATAAATTGCCCAACTATTACTCCGTATTGATTTCAAATTTGTTACTCAGCGCCATTCAAGAAGTGGGGGATGCGCCAGCAATTGCCAAAAGTGGGAAAACATGGCATCCCGTAAGAGGAAATCTTCAATTTACTACAACAAGGCACCGATGTTAGTAGCGTGCCTGAAATTACTAGACGTCATCGCTGCGATGTAAATGAAATTTGCGCGGTAAGGTTTATGCGTAGAAGAGTGAAAACAGAAGTTCTGGTACCTTGGTACAGTTGAAAATCAACGTCATCTTTATTATAGGATGCGCACTGAAGGCATCAAATTGGATGCTGAATGGCTCCCAAGAAACAATCGAGAAATTCACATCGAATTTGCAAATATACAACATTTTTGGcgcattcttttcttctaatGCAATATCTATGAGTAAAGTACTGCTAGGAGCCTCGTGTGCAGAGAATACAGAATTATGAAAAAGCTACATGCTAATGTTTAGCAACAGTGCATATCGCAATAACGCGTATCTTATAAGCCACACATCAAGAACAATGATTACAAATTGCTAATCCAATTGATTGCCATGGGTAAcactaaaaaagaagaggctacTCTCATAATGTTGCTTGAAACGTGGTTAACAGGTGATGATAAAATAGGTACTGTAGCCGCCTTGACACGCGCTACCGAGTTGGAAAAGCGGCTTCTTCCGTCAGATGATTACTATTCAATCTCAACTAAGAGCTGCTTAGAAATTATACCTCGGTGCGAATTTCCGTAAGAGGTTGTTGGAGGAAACAATATTTCGAAAGGAAGAACATATATCCACCTTATTCATTGTGTTTATATTCCCTGTATGGAAACTCTTCAGCAGACGTTGGGGACACATTTTTTTGTCCGTCTTTTCGCAGCGCGATGAGATGTATAACATGCGAAAGACATTTGGCGCAGCACTGAATCATTGGTTGTTATATTTACTGGACGATGTGAACCAAAATTTTCTTCGTCATATGAAGTACTTGTTCTTATTATCTCGTTCTTGTGCTGTCCTCTATTCTTGCTTATCATGCCTACCCTAGAATAATTTCCAGGTTATGTGAACTGCTAGCTCTTAAGCGGTCAATAGGGCACACCATTTGTTCGTTTAGCAAAGTAGACTTCGTTCTCATGAATAAGGCATTTAGTAGGCATCCGACCTACTCCAGCTACATAGCAGGCAGCATGCAGCTTTGAGTGGCTAGTCAGGAATGAATGTGGTTCCCACCACTCAATAGCGCTCCTAGTAAATTGCGTTTATGACGTTTTCCTTAGTTCCCCTAGCAGAACGAGACAAATAACAGAGAGCGTGCGTTTACTCGAGTAATTCGTTACACACTGTGCGCTGCGAGAGGAGTTTCGCATAATCTAGATCCTGATGCATGATTAAACTGTCTCATATCCGTTTAGAGTAATGCGTTCCGAATGGatgtgagaaaaaaaaacaaatgcTCGTTTACGGAGAAAATTAATCATTAATAAATAGCGATACGGCATACGTACAGGTAAGCTAAGAAAGGGTGATAGCGCAGCTGATCAAGATAAAGATTGAGTTTAGCATACATAGAAATGGAATCTTCGTGCAAGTTATATACAGACTTTTGGCATAGCGCTGTACTAAAGAAAGTGGGCGCGTAATATTTTGATTCGTTGGTAACGGCATGCAAGCTTTTGAGAATGCAATATTAATTGCAAGCTGATTGTAGCTATGCATGTAGCAAAgtaggaaaagagaaacggGGTGAATAGATCATTATTTACAAGTAGACCGTCATGTATTCATCGACAGCATATCCAATATATAGCTCTAAGCACTAATGGTTATCTTTTTAGACACCATGGAGTAATTTACATCTGAAAGGCCAGTTACTCAGCAAACAATCACTATTTGTAAAATTCTACTCGTCAAATGTTACAGAAGATCAACATGCGTCCGCGAGCAATAATTCTCACCAGAAGTCCTTAAAATATCTCGTGGTTGGCTAGCAAAGTTTTGGTGGTCTGGCCTTTCTGACGAATGCACCACTGGCTGGTGAAAAcaggtaatatatattaaatcgTTGTAGCGTAGAGCGCGAAATGACATTATAGCTGGGTTTTGGTCTttagaattatatatattctgACAGCCCCTCATTTACCTCTTAATACGCTCCGACTAAGAAATCAATGGCATATTCGGTATTCACAGCTAATACAAAAGCATTCCATTTTAGTTTTTACTGTCTAAATTACATAGAAAACCGCTTAAGCAGCAATACGGTGCTCAACGTACACTGGCTTGGCGAAGCAGAATAAATACAGTAAGAATTAGCTAAGCGCTAATAAACATTGACAAAACAGTTCATCTATAGATTATTTGCAAAAATACAGGCAATGTTTCTTTAAGTTGCAGCCACTGAACCTAGATGTGACTGTAAGAATATAGGTTTCTGATTCTGTAATGCTATACGAACTATTGTTTATAAAAGGAACAGCTTTCTCTTTAATGCCATCTGTAAAGTCGCATGTCCTCTTAACTAAAACGCAACAGCGTTAGGATACATCACCACAGCTTTTCAGTATGTCTGGAAAAGGCTACCTGGACAACACTGCCCTACACGCGCAGGCAAAATGGCGATCAGCCCTCCTCACATACCCTGGAAATCTGCAAGAAGCTTTACGAGAAGCGCAAAAAGACCCTAAGAAAACTATGTTTGGCATTGCTCAAGGTATCCCTAGCTCTT
It encodes:
- a CDS encoding putative secondary metabolism biosynthetic enzyme (EggNog:ENOG41~antiSMASH:Cluster_2.1~SMCOG1028:crotonyl-CoA reductase / alcohol dehydrogenase), whose amino-acid sequence is MTLPTVQKRWVIMGQGRGLDEYDFADGPIPTVGEYGVLVKLHAASLNYRDHLIPKPKASFKSNYIFHLNLPVVGGSDGAGEVVDVGPKVTKWKKGDRVTALFNPGHQSGQMTMAALHNGSIGGSYDGTFQQYGVFEESWPVRRASNLSYLQGASLSACGVTAWNALYGLKAVKPGEWVLAQGTGGVSLFAIQVR
- a CDS encoding putative secondary metabolism biosynthetic enzyme (SMCOG1001:short-chain dehydrogenase/reductase SDR~antiSMASH:Cluster_2.1), translating into MSEAKSIIVIGGSRGIGLGIVKQVLSAYPQATVFATARNPDKATELQALSDSNKGRIQIVAVDADDSNSVLQAAAKIGQKIGSLDVVIYNSGVLSGFGNLLDVGAQPLIENMTTNVYGAYHVAVAFVPLLLKSKYERKSLVFLSSSFASMQLADEITAVHEEAFGKGFDATALYNVSKTALNRLGKELDTVLARQGLPVLLVHPGLVKTDMNAYGNIEVPESATGVVNVIQTYTPGKKNFYSWNGDALPW